A window of the Oscillospiraceae bacterium genome harbors these coding sequences:
- a CDS encoding NAD(P)H-dependent oxidoreductase, whose translation ASLGMGGTVTAQDHLVTLISFLDMDVMNDPRLTIPRVSKQADENGNLKLTDSAPFLKEQADAFLAFIEKRLK comes from the coding sequence GCGTCGCTCGGCATGGGCGGTACGGTCACGGCTCAGGATCACCTCGTGACACTCATCAGTTTTTTGGATATGGACGTGATGAATGACCCGCGCCTGACGATTCCGAGAGTGTCCAAGCAGGCGGATGAAAACGGCAATTTGAAGCTGACCGACAGCGCGCCGTTTTTAAAGGAACAGGCCGACGCGTTTCTGGCATTCATCGAGAAGCGTTTGAAATGA